From the genome of Thermogutta terrifontis, one region includes:
- a CDS encoding type II secretion system protein, protein MNGVEMVRIPPRPEHRRKNRGFTLVELLTVIVIIGILIALISAATITARARAREAAIYTQIKQLETALMEYKNQFGEFPPDFSGPNRNLDIERHIRRRWPRFRVDPSVINSPTPLYDTLKLRLASEYNIDLDALDARSALVFWLGGLPDIKPGDPFLQPGSVYKPVGFHADEANPVQRGEPRTGSLFEFDPTKIAWTGSPISVMTYVPDTRIVSDSNQPPSVVYFRSERAPDGTRTYATKVNLIPLGCVPYRVSTSENWRNPDSFQLIHPGLDGDYGDPRQPDPTTWPISDNGVNFTKGDYDNITNFATRLENEIK, encoded by the coding sequence ATGAACGGTGTAGAAATGGTGAGGATCCCCCCTCGGCCGGAGCATCGGCGGAAAAACAGGGGTTTCACCCTGGTCGAGTTGCTCACGGTCATTGTGATCATCGGGATTTTGATAGCGCTCATTTCGGCGGCCACAATCACTGCCCGTGCCAGGGCCCGCGAGGCAGCCATCTACACCCAGATCAAACAACTGGAAACCGCCCTGATGGAGTACAAGAACCAGTTCGGTGAGTTTCCACCCGATTTTTCCGGCCCCAACCGTAATCTGGATATTGAGCGCCACATCCGCCGGCGGTGGCCGAGATTCAGGGTGGATCCCTCCGTCATCAATTCGCCCACCCCGCTGTACGACACGCTGAAGCTCCGGCTCGCCAGCGAGTACAACATCGACCTGGACGCTCTTGACGCCCGAAGCGCCCTCGTCTTCTGGCTGGGGGGTTTGCCCGATATCAAGCCGGGCGACCCCTTCCTGCAACCGGGCAGCGTCTACAAGCCAGTAGGATTCCACGCGGATGAGGCCAATCCTGTTCAGCGCGGCGAGCCGCGAACAGGCAGCCTCTTCGAATTCGATCCAACGAAAATCGCCTGGACGGGATCACCCATTTCCGTCATGACCTACGTTCCTGACACCCGCATCGTCTCCGATTCCAACCAGCCGCCGAGTGTAGTCTATTTCCGCTCGGAGCGAGCCCCCGACGGCACCCGGACATATGCAACCAAAGTCAATCTTATCCCTCTTGGCTGCGTACCCTATCGGGTAAGCACCAGCGAAAACTGGCGGAATCCGGATTCGTTCCAACTCATCCATCCAGGGCTGGATGGGGATTACGGCGATCCGCGGCAGCCTGATCCAACCACCTGGCCAATCAGCGACAACGGGGTCAACTTCACCAAGGGCGACTACGATAACATCACGAATTTCGCCACCCGGCTGGAGAATGAAATCAAATGA
- a CDS encoding Gfo/Idh/MocA family protein — protein MNEFPTLGKHDTRRNFLKKGSLATGLVLLSQHIPAVHAAGSDVIKIALSGCGGRGTGAAADAMSNKVGVQVRLIALHDAFPERLEASYQALKGRFGDRVDVPPERRFTDLDGYQKLMETDADIVLLCSPPGFRPMHYEAAVKAGKHVFMEKPLAVDAPGVRRIIATNEEAKKKGLRVAVGHHLRHEIKHKEMIRRIWDGEIGRIKYMRAYFNSSGVWVRPRKPGQTEMQYQVNNWYYFTWLSGDHIVEQHVHDLDVLNWMMGNKHPVSAQGMGGRQFRIGKDYGEIYDHHAVEFTYEDGTRAYSYCRHIPGCWDSFSEHAHGTKGYVSIEGHGHAIIHVEGKEPVRVERGPDGHQLEWDDFLAAFQAGQPYNEVDHTVLGTMTAILGRMATYSGQIVTWDEAINSKVDLSPSGYTWDSVPQPKPGPDGIYPCAMPGQTKAF, from the coding sequence ATGAACGAGTTTCCCACCCTGGGCAAACACGACACGCGGCGGAATTTTCTGAAGAAGGGCTCGCTTGCCACGGGTTTGGTTTTGTTATCGCAGCACATACCGGCGGTTCATGCCGCGGGGAGCGATGTGATCAAGATTGCCCTCTCCGGATGCGGCGGCCGAGGAACAGGCGCGGCGGCGGACGCGATGTCGAACAAAGTGGGCGTCCAGGTGCGGCTGATCGCCCTCCATGACGCCTTTCCCGAACGCCTGGAAGCGAGCTATCAGGCCCTCAAAGGCCGGTTCGGCGATCGGGTCGATGTCCCACCCGAGCGCCGCTTCACCGACCTGGACGGCTATCAAAAGCTCATGGAAACCGATGCCGACATCGTCCTTCTGTGCAGTCCGCCGGGATTTCGGCCGATGCATTACGAGGCCGCCGTTAAGGCCGGAAAACATGTGTTCATGGAAAAGCCCCTGGCGGTGGATGCCCCGGGAGTCCGCCGCATCATCGCCACCAACGAAGAAGCCAAGAAAAAAGGTCTCCGCGTGGCAGTGGGACACCACCTCCGACACGAAATCAAACACAAGGAAATGATCCGCCGTATCTGGGATGGCGAAATCGGACGCATCAAGTACATGCGGGCCTACTTCAACTCCAGCGGTGTCTGGGTGCGCCCACGCAAACCAGGGCAGACCGAGATGCAGTACCAGGTCAACAACTGGTACTACTTCACCTGGCTCTCCGGTGACCACATCGTGGAACAGCATGTCCATGATCTGGACGTCCTCAACTGGATGATGGGCAACAAGCATCCAGTCTCGGCGCAGGGGATGGGCGGCCGCCAGTTCCGAATCGGGAAAGATTACGGCGAAATCTACGATCATCACGCCGTCGAATTCACCTATGAAGACGGCACCCGCGCCTACAGTTACTGCCGCCACATTCCCGGCTGCTGGGACAGCTTCTCCGAGCACGCTCACGGCACGAAGGGTTACGTCAGTATTGAAGGCCACGGCCACGCCATCATCCACGTGGAAGGCAAGGAACCTGTGAGAGTGGAGCGCGGGCCAGATGGACATCAATTGGAATGGGACGACTTTCTCGCCGCATTTCAAGCGGGACAGCCCTACAACGAAGTGGATCACACCGTCCTGGGAACCATGACCGCCATCCTGGGGCGCATGGCGACGTACTCCGGCCAGATCGTCACCTGGGACGAGGCGATCAATTCAAAGGTGGATCTGTCACCGTCCGGCTACACGTGGGACAGCGTGCCCCAACCCAAACCAGGGCCAGATGGGATCTATCCCTGCGCGATGCCTGGCCAGACGAAAGCCTTTTAA
- a CDS encoding pilus assembly FimT family protein: MTGWWARVFMHKKPIPDERRGVTLIELLVVITILLILLAVMVPRLRPMMEQRRIREASRTVSAFFYAARNRAMEIGRPVGVSIERLKIQPEAAVTLRMVEEPPAYAGDVIGARAIVRRLGTSPLFQVRLNTAEVASMLTQTLPVAVGDVITFESQGVRYRIVGLDLNGDGNPDADPDNLIGDPNFPVQSTPFAVLLVKLEDVADTPWPVTNNPSAPFPPENPANGIGSRPVTFQIYRRPESTAAAPVRLPTGTVIDLYSSGTDSMALMGNPSGFVPVDHNPSTPEIEDPTPVIVLFAPDGRVQRVFYQNTQSAVTEPIYLLVGRWERMPAMASSPPTQRGPSLAEDGLYNWQDMTNYWLVVNPNTGLAVTAPVSGTTLVNNVKVPNDLYTARNDARQMKGVGGR; encoded by the coding sequence ATGACCGGCTGGTGGGCGAGGGTTTTTATGCACAAAAAGCCGATTCCCGACGAGCGACGCGGTGTGACGCTCATCGAACTGCTCGTCGTGATCACGATTTTGCTGATTCTCCTTGCGGTGATGGTGCCGCGACTGCGGCCGATGATGGAGCAGCGGCGAATTCGTGAGGCATCGCGAACGGTTTCGGCGTTCTTTTATGCCGCCCGCAATCGCGCGATGGAGATCGGTCGGCCGGTCGGTGTGTCCATCGAACGTTTGAAAATCCAACCCGAAGCCGCCGTGACTCTGCGGATGGTAGAAGAACCACCGGCCTACGCGGGAGATGTGATCGGTGCCCGGGCCATTGTCCGGCGGCTGGGGACCAGCCCGCTCTTTCAGGTCCGTCTCAACACAGCCGAGGTCGCAAGCATGCTTACCCAGACGCTTCCGGTGGCGGTGGGAGACGTCATCACGTTCGAGTCCCAGGGAGTGCGTTATCGGATTGTAGGACTGGATCTGAATGGAGATGGTAACCCCGACGCGGATCCCGATAATCTCATCGGTGATCCCAACTTCCCGGTTCAGAGCACGCCATTCGCCGTGCTTCTGGTGAAACTCGAGGACGTGGCGGACACACCCTGGCCGGTGACGAACAATCCCTCGGCCCCGTTCCCGCCGGAAAACCCTGCCAACGGGATTGGTTCGCGTCCGGTGACATTCCAGATTTATCGCCGCCCCGAATCGACCGCGGCGGCCCCTGTGCGATTGCCGACAGGAACGGTGATTGATCTTTATTCCTCGGGAACCGACAGCATGGCCCTGATGGGAAACCCCAGCGGTTTCGTCCCCGTGGACCACAACCCGAGCACTCCCGAAATTGAGGACCCAACACCCGTCATCGTGCTCTTTGCCCCGGATGGTCGTGTCCAGCGCGTGTTCTATCAGAACACACAATCCGCGGTCACAGAGCCGATCTATCTCCTCGTCGGTCGCTGGGAGCGGATGCCTGCCATGGCAAGCAGTCCACCAACTCAGCGAGGGCCTTCCCTCGCTGAGGACGGCCTCTACAACTGGCAGGACATGACGAATTACTGGCTGGTGGTCAATCCCAACACCGGCCTGGCCGTCACGGCCCCGGTGAGCGGCACCACGCTGGTCAATAACGTCAAGGTTCCCAACGATCTGTACACTGCTCGCAATGATGCCCGACAGATGAAAGGCGTGGGAGGACGCTGA
- a CDS encoding type II secretion system F family protein, giving the protein MPKFQFEAMDATGQEIRDVIEAATQEEAEQTIRQMGYYITRIAPQKEKKEKAAKAKSRKTFSIGRVNAKTLTTFTKQLSVLQDAGLPILRSLKILEAQAKPSLFGSLKNCLIDVIEEIEGGATLSEAMAKAPKAFDRLYVNMVKAGEAGGALEVILRRLAEFQERSLWLKRKVKGALVYPIAVIVFACLILTFIMIKIVPQFQKIFEEFETDLPVPTQILINVSQTVIHWWFLLPGIPLGIWLFIKLMNMFPYCRFGWDLFKLRLPIFGQLVEKNIIARTTRTLGTLVASGVPILEALTITRDTATNAVFERLYQRVLDAIREGETIAKPLKDNARPGFHPITAFWFFFFLGGPIGLLLYLTRWNNPIMEDIAINMVDVGEETGELDTMLYKIADNYDEEVAIITESLLSLFEPVLIIVLGCMVGFIVIALFLPLIALIQKLSG; this is encoded by the coding sequence ATGCCGAAGTTCCAGTTCGAAGCAATGGACGCCACCGGACAGGAGATCCGGGACGTCATCGAGGCGGCAACCCAGGAGGAAGCCGAACAGACGATCCGCCAGATGGGCTATTACATCACGCGGATCGCCCCGCAGAAGGAAAAGAAGGAAAAGGCGGCCAAGGCCAAATCCCGCAAGACGTTCTCCATCGGTCGGGTCAATGCCAAGACGCTGACCACGTTCACCAAGCAACTTTCGGTACTTCAGGACGCCGGCCTGCCGATTTTGCGAAGTCTGAAGATTCTCGAGGCCCAGGCCAAGCCCTCCCTCTTTGGAAGCCTCAAAAACTGCCTCATCGACGTCATCGAAGAGATCGAGGGTGGGGCGACGCTCTCCGAGGCCATGGCCAAGGCTCCCAAGGCGTTCGACCGGCTGTACGTCAACATGGTGAAGGCCGGTGAGGCTGGTGGTGCTTTGGAAGTCATTCTCCGCCGTCTCGCGGAGTTTCAGGAACGCTCACTCTGGCTGAAGCGAAAGGTCAAAGGCGCGCTCGTGTACCCGATCGCCGTGATCGTGTTCGCGTGCCTCATTTTGACCTTCATCATGATCAAGATCGTGCCTCAGTTCCAGAAGATCTTCGAGGAATTCGAGACCGATCTTCCTGTTCCCACGCAGATTTTGATCAACGTGTCTCAGACCGTCATCCACTGGTGGTTCCTCCTGCCGGGGATTCCGCTCGGCATCTGGTTATTTATCAAGCTGATGAACATGTTCCCGTACTGTCGCTTCGGATGGGACCTGTTCAAATTGCGGCTGCCGATCTTCGGTCAGCTTGTGGAAAAGAACATCATCGCGCGAACCACACGAACGCTGGGGACCCTGGTGGCCAGCGGTGTGCCCATCCTCGAGGCCCTGACGATCACCCGGGACACCGCCACCAATGCGGTGTTTGAGCGGTTGTACCAGCGGGTGCTCGACGCGATTCGGGAAGGAGAAACCATTGCCAAGCCGCTGAAGGACAACGCGCGGCCTGGCTTCCACCCCATTACGGCGTTCTGGTTCTTTTTCTTCCTGGGTGGACCGATCGGCCTGCTCCTGTACCTCACCCGCTGGAATAACCCCATCATGGAGGATATCGCCATCAACATGGTGGACGTGGGTGAGGAGACCGGTGAGCTCGACACAATGCTGTACAAAATTGCAGACAACTACGACGAGGAAGTGGCGATCATCACCGAAAGCCTCCTCAGCCTGTTTGAACCGGTGCTGATCATCGTGCTGGGATGCATGGTGGGATTCATCGTGATCGCCCTCTTCCTGCCGTTGATCGCACTGATTCAGAAACTGTCCGGTTGA
- a CDS encoding GspE/PulE family protein: MALRRIGQILVDLGFITESQLEMLLEEQKQHKGELLGQIAIRMGLINEDQLAQALAEQFNLPVVQLNELTIPPEVLNRITEPMAQLYKIVPISFNDNTLTIAMCEPQKLSVIDELRSFLGYEIRPVVTTERQINQALQRYYSGTESIEGIIEELEKDTELVKAAQSLEQDGPIDLSSVEALAESAPVRRLLNMVLLMAIKEHASDLHFEPFENEFRIRIRSDGVLYEMVPPPRHLAFAITTRIKVMANLDIAERRLPQDGKIRLTVGGHPVDLRVSVLPTMFGESCVLRVLDKSVVMLDLNQVGMDPTTLAQFREVIHRPHGIVLVTGPTGSGKTTTLYAALNELNTIEDKIITTEDPVEYTIDGLVQIPIDPEIGNTFANLLRAILRHDPDIILVGEIRDLETAEIAVQAALTGHMVFSTLHTNDAPSSIARLRDMGVPPFLITATVEAILAQRLVRKICPECRELTVPSTEALADLEMTPEDVVGKTFYRGRGCANCNNTGFKGRTGIFELMPITEEIRELIHRGASTEELRDAAIRAGMKTLRQDGLEKIYQGITTVEEVVRETTIEA, from the coding sequence ATGGCTCTTCGGCGGATCGGTCAAATTCTCGTGGACCTGGGCTTCATCACGGAGTCCCAGCTAGAAATGCTCCTTGAGGAGCAAAAACAGCACAAAGGGGAACTTCTCGGTCAGATTGCCATTCGGATGGGTCTGATTAACGAGGACCAGCTTGCCCAGGCGCTGGCGGAACAGTTCAACCTGCCAGTGGTCCAGCTCAACGAGCTCACCATCCCTCCGGAGGTCCTCAACCGCATCACCGAGCCGATGGCTCAGCTCTACAAGATCGTGCCTATCTCTTTTAACGACAACACATTGACAATTGCAATGTGCGAACCCCAGAAGCTGTCTGTGATTGACGAATTGCGGAGCTTTTTGGGGTATGAGATTCGGCCGGTGGTCACCACCGAGCGTCAGATCAATCAGGCTCTTCAGCGTTATTATTCCGGCACGGAAAGTATTGAAGGAATCATCGAGGAACTGGAAAAAGATACCGAGTTGGTCAAGGCGGCGCAGAGTTTGGAACAGGACGGGCCCATCGACCTGAGCAGTGTGGAGGCCCTCGCGGAGAGTGCCCCGGTTCGGCGACTTCTCAACATGGTGCTCCTCATGGCCATCAAGGAGCACGCCAGCGACCTGCATTTTGAGCCGTTCGAGAACGAGTTCCGGATCCGCATCCGCTCCGACGGCGTGCTCTACGAGATGGTCCCCCCGCCCCGGCATTTGGCGTTTGCCATCACGACGCGAATCAAAGTGATGGCCAACCTCGACATTGCCGAACGCCGCCTCCCGCAGGACGGCAAAATCCGTCTCACAGTGGGTGGCCATCCCGTCGATTTGCGGGTGAGCGTCCTGCCCACCATGTTTGGGGAGAGCTGCGTGCTGCGGGTTCTCGATAAATCCGTGGTGATGCTCGACCTCAATCAGGTGGGGATGGATCCGACGACGCTGGCCCAGTTTCGGGAGGTCATTCACCGGCCGCACGGTATTGTGCTGGTGACCGGCCCCACCGGATCGGGAAAGACAACCACGCTTTACGCGGCGCTGAACGAGCTGAACACCATCGAAGACAAGATCATCACCACCGAGGACCCGGTGGAATACACGATCGATGGCCTTGTGCAAATTCCGATCGATCCGGAGATTGGAAACACCTTTGCCAATCTGCTTCGCGCTATTTTGCGGCACGATCCGGATATCATTCTGGTGGGTGAGATCCGGGACCTGGAAACGGCGGAGATTGCCGTGCAGGCCGCGTTGACCGGGCACATGGTGTTCAGCACCCTGCACACCAACGACGCACCCAGTTCGATTGCCCGGCTCCGCGACATGGGCGTGCCGCCGTTCCTCATCACGGCCACGGTGGAAGCCATTCTCGCCCAGCGGTTGGTCCGCAAGATTTGTCCAGAATGCCGGGAACTGACCGTGCCCAGTACGGAGGCCCTGGCGGACCTGGAAATGACGCCCGAGGACGTGGTAGGAAAAACGTTTTACCGCGGTCGCGGCTGCGCCAACTGCAACAACACGGGGTTTAAAGGCCGCACGGGTATTTTTGAGCTGATGCCCATTACCGAGGAAATTCGCGAGCTCATCCACCGGGGAGCCTCCACGGAAGAGTTGCGAGACGCCGCCATCCGCGCAGGCATGAAGACGCTGCGGCAGGACGGTTTGGAAAAGATTTACCAGGGCATTACCACGGTGGAAGAGGTTGTTCGGGAAACGACGATCGAAGCGTGA
- the scpB gene encoding SMC-Scp complex subunit ScpB, producing the protein MVAQAGDFHPPSDESLPEEAVTLEDLARAFAEATGQPLSNQSPSAEAGPPHTESASTPSDDQSVGAPAPSSIPVNPKSILEALLFVGHPRNEPLSPAQAAEIMRGVRPDEIARLVSELNAQYEASGRPYRIVFEQSGYRMKLLPEFDGLREGFFCKVRQVRLSQQALEVLAIVAYRQPITVKEVNRLRGKPSGAILAQLVRRDLISVTYPDGDARKSTAQYRTTQRFLELFKLQSLEDLPQLGEADWSGGESRE; encoded by the coding sequence GTGGTGGCACAGGCGGGCGATTTTCATCCTCCCTCCGACGAATCCCTTCCGGAAGAAGCGGTGACGCTGGAGGACCTCGCTCGGGCGTTCGCCGAGGCCACCGGCCAGCCTCTGAGCAACCAATCTCCATCTGCCGAAGCTGGTCCTCCTCATACCGAATCCGCGTCCACGCCTTCCGACGACCAATCGGTCGGCGCACCGGCCCCGTCCTCCATTCCGGTCAATCCCAAAAGCATTCTGGAAGCCCTCCTTTTCGTGGGCCATCCGCGTAACGAGCCGCTGTCCCCCGCCCAGGCCGCTGAAATCATGCGCGGTGTCCGCCCCGATGAGATCGCACGCCTTGTTTCTGAGCTCAATGCCCAGTACGAGGCGAGTGGTCGGCCCTATCGAATCGTCTTCGAGCAGAGCGGTTACCGAATGAAGCTTCTGCCAGAGTTCGACGGCCTGCGGGAGGGTTTTTTCTGCAAAGTTCGGCAGGTCCGACTTTCTCAGCAAGCCCTGGAAGTTCTGGCGATCGTGGCCTATCGTCAGCCAATCACCGTGAAAGAGGTGAACCGGCTGCGGGGAAAACCGAGCGGAGCGATCCTCGCGCAGCTTGTCCGGCGGGATCTCATTTCCGTCACCTATCCCGACGGCGATGCCCGAAAAAGCACCGCGCAGTACCGCACCACGCAGCGGTTTCTGGAGCTTTTCAAACTGCAGAGCCTGGAAGACTTGCCGCAACTTGGAGAGGCCGACTGGTCAGGCGGGGAAAGCCGTGAATGA
- a CDS encoding type IV pilus modification PilV family protein, which produces MIHPGTTLMQTVTRPRLSPAGKRGGFSLLEVLIAMFILTVGMLGIAAVVVIGNMSAMRALIADRTATVGRNALAEVRVREWLDPVRWLTVQGAPVVSSRDQPLPLGEAFCIDPLYIAQINNQQGAVPNARSADLGRFPYNPPGTAVSMVRISVNIAANPALPANIQAILMNPQIWQRLVVGEDDLVFDPSRLSRPRLLFRTDTGAAVPLPTLPGDTASGNPLYADYQGMYSWMVTVVPQVPRIPSGTQKYLVSAVVFRDRSFLWRDDPTAEVPGERVATANFLGGGDLRLSIPASLVTDAAQAEEYLKIPEGQYILLAGRAVISNNPPLMQNVFLWYRVVAAGDVINQNQNYFREVTVAGPDWNIAWCLRTNNDTDGDGVPVETQAVLCTNVYGVYTEVIDPEVLSRSSFPAR; this is translated from the coding sequence GTGATTCATCCTGGGACAACCCTGATGCAAACGGTAACCCGCCCGAGGTTATCCCCTGCCGGGAAGCGGGGCGGTTTCAGTTTGCTGGAAGTCCTCATCGCCATGTTCATCCTTACCGTGGGGATGCTGGGGATTGCCGCCGTGGTGGTGATCGGCAATATGTCGGCGATGCGGGCGCTGATTGCAGATCGGACGGCGACCGTCGGGCGTAACGCCCTTGCCGAAGTCCGGGTTCGCGAATGGCTGGACCCGGTGCGCTGGCTTACCGTTCAAGGTGCACCGGTCGTCTCCAGTCGGGACCAGCCCCTCCCGCTCGGCGAGGCCTTCTGCATCGACCCCCTGTACATCGCCCAAATCAACAACCAGCAGGGAGCTGTGCCGAACGCCCGATCCGCAGACCTGGGGCGATTCCCCTACAATCCGCCCGGTACCGCTGTGAGCATGGTGCGGATCAGCGTCAACATTGCGGCCAATCCGGCACTGCCGGCGAACATCCAAGCGATCCTTATGAACCCTCAGATCTGGCAGCGTCTTGTGGTGGGAGAAGACGACCTGGTGTTCGATCCCAGCCGCCTCTCCCGCCCACGGTTGCTGTTCCGAACGGACACAGGGGCGGCGGTCCCGCTGCCCACGTTGCCAGGTGACACCGCGTCCGGCAACCCGCTCTACGCCGATTACCAGGGAATGTACTCCTGGATGGTCACGGTGGTGCCTCAGGTGCCGAGAATCCCGTCCGGGACACAAAAGTATCTTGTCTCTGCCGTGGTGTTCCGCGATCGGAGTTTCCTGTGGCGCGATGATCCCACAGCAGAAGTCCCTGGAGAGCGAGTGGCCACGGCAAATTTCCTGGGCGGGGGCGACCTGCGGCTCTCCATTCCCGCAAGCCTTGTCACGGATGCCGCTCAGGCCGAGGAATACCTGAAGATCCCCGAAGGCCAGTACATTCTGCTGGCCGGGCGTGCCGTCATCAGCAACAATCCGCCGCTGATGCAGAACGTGTTTCTGTGGTACCGCGTGGTGGCTGCGGGAGATGTGATCAATCAGAACCAGAATTACTTCCGAGAAGTCACCGTGGCCGGACCGGACTGGAACATCGCTTGGTGTCTTCGCACCAATAACGATACCGATGGGGATGGCGTGCCTGTGGAAACTCAGGCCGTGCTGTGCACCAACGTGTACGGCGTGTACACCGAAGTGATCGATCCTGAGGTGCTGAGCCGCTCGTCGTTCCCGGCTCGATGA
- a CDS encoding prepilin-type N-terminal cleavage/methylation domain-containing protein: protein MMGKTYTNPIRSLLGRRRRSFTLAELIVTIVIITILMGITWGAILRVRQQGRVAKTKATIAKINQIIMERYDSYRTRRVPIDTRGLPPLVAARFRLWAIRCIMAWEMPDQWDEIDPSTGVVSSYTLEIEENSQTYVRTIRAPALWDTYRRFLARLNAQGVAQKIHSGQLSPMEANRYGRLLNAVLLYMIVCASDPQNRELFADSEIAWLPFPGLDQHGQDITVKLPVFVDGWGNPIYFIRCPVGFPDSDIQVADPENHHDAFDPLRVDPNAYATFPLVVSPGPDGAIGLSFGSRAGYDAFGNKDFSANYYSLAVSRQWKARVLPIEQLAALGPAFRQYDWFNLNTIPGGNLSGAPYRATPLDDQEAEHYPNGHFDNIHNHRAETMP, encoded by the coding sequence ATGATGGGGAAGACGTACACTAACCCAATCCGGTCTCTCCTCGGGCGAAGGCGACGGTCCTTCACGCTGGCCGAGCTGATCGTCACCATCGTGATCATCACCATCCTGATGGGAATCACCTGGGGAGCGATTCTGCGGGTGCGGCAGCAGGGTCGCGTGGCGAAAACCAAGGCCACCATCGCCAAAATCAACCAGATCATCATGGAGCGCTACGACTCGTACCGCACCCGCCGGGTTCCCATCGACACCCGCGGTTTGCCTCCTCTGGTGGCGGCCAGATTTCGCCTCTGGGCGATTCGTTGCATCATGGCCTGGGAGATGCCGGATCAATGGGATGAGATTGATCCGAGCACAGGAGTTGTTTCATCCTACACCTTGGAGATCGAGGAAAATTCCCAAACGTACGTCCGCACAATCAGGGCGCCTGCGTTATGGGACACGTACAGACGTTTTCTCGCCCGTCTGAATGCGCAGGGAGTCGCGCAGAAAATCCATTCAGGGCAACTATCGCCCATGGAAGCCAATCGTTATGGCAGATTGCTTAATGCGGTGTTACTGTACATGATCGTGTGCGCGTCGGATCCTCAGAACCGTGAGCTTTTTGCGGACAGTGAAATAGCGTGGTTACCGTTTCCCGGTTTGGATCAACACGGGCAGGATATTACTGTTAAGCTTCCGGTCTTCGTGGATGGATGGGGAAATCCGATCTATTTCATCCGATGTCCCGTTGGATTCCCCGATTCGGACATTCAGGTCGCCGACCCGGAAAATCATCACGACGCTTTCGATCCTCTTCGAGTTGATCCGAATGCTTACGCTACGTTTCCGCTCGTTGTTTCGCCCGGGCCTGATGGAGCCATCGGACTGTCTTTTGGGTCACGTGCCGGGTATGACGCATTTGGCAATAAGGACTTTAGTGCCAATTACTATTCTCTTGCAGTTTCACGGCAATGGAAAGCTCGTGTGCTGCCTATTGAGCAACTGGCTGCGCTCGGACCCGCCTTTCGCCAGTACGACTGGTTCAACTTGAATACTATTCCCGGCGGGAACCTGTCAGGGGCGCCATACAGGGCCACGCCGCTGGATGACCAAGAGGCAGAGCACTACCCCAATGGGCATTTCGACAACATCCACAACCACCGTGCGGAGACCATGCCATGA